One Spinacia oleracea cultivar Varoflay chromosome 4, BTI_SOV_V1, whole genome shotgun sequence DNA segment encodes these proteins:
- the LOC130471595 gene encoding uncharacterized protein → MGKAVQWPPKSSKPDSKKDPSKWCDFHADIGHTTNECVALRREVAYLLKNGYLKDVMSDKARGVINKDNSNSPSRPPPPPPHTKTVNFIARGSDVCGLTYSAAKSSTNVMMLDDLKEMGLNPDTDVVKKSTVLIGFSGEAKTTFGEVTLPVYAQGVNQQSSPDPTGYKEPKSEQLDEVILDPTKPEQVVFIGCDVPDITRSELITFLKANADGFAWSHEDIPGISPDVITHKLSVDPHHKPVKQKRRKFAPERNQIINDEVQQLLDTGKIREVKYPDWLANVVVVRKKNGKWRVCIAFTYINKACLKDSFPLPHINAMVDATAGHEMLTFMDAFTGYNQILMHPDDQEKTVFITERETYCYKVMPFGLRNAGATYQRLVNKMFRK, encoded by the exons atggggaaagcagtaCAATGGCCGCCGAAATCCAGCAAACCCGACTCGAAGAAGGATCCCTCGAAGTGGTGTGACTTCCATGCCGACATTGGTCACACTACCAATGAGTGCGTAGCACTAAGAAGAGAAGTGGCTTATTTACTAAAGAACGGATACCTCAAGGACGTTATGTCAGACAAAGCTCGTGGCGTTATCAACAAAGACAACTCCAATTCTCCttctcgacctcctccacctccccctcatactaaaactgtaaaTTTTATTGCTAGAGGTTCTGACGtttgtggtttaacttattctgcagcgaagag CTCCACCAATGTTATGATGCTCGACGACCTTAAGGAGATGGGGCTTAACCCAGACACAGATGTCGTGAAGAAGTCCACAGTATTGATAGGATTCAGCGGCGAAGCGAAGACTACCTTTGGAGAAGTCACTCTACCCGTCTACGCCCAAGGGgtcaaccaacag TCTAGTCCCGACCCGACAGGTTACAAAGAGCCCAAGTCTGAACAGCTCGACGAAGTCATTTTAGATCCTACTAAGCCAGAGCAAGTCGTCTTTATTGGATGCGACGTGCCTGACATCACCAGGTCGGAGCTCATAACATTTCTCAAAGCCAATGCAGATGGTTTCGCATGGTCCCACGAAGACATACCAGGTATCAGTCCTGATGTCATCACTCACAAGCTCAGTGTCGACCCACATCACAAACCCGTCAAACAGAAACGACGGAAGTTTGCCCCAGAACGCAACCAAATCATCAACGACGAGGTCCAACAGCTACTAGACACCGGGAAGATCAGGGAAGTCAAATACCCAGATTGGTTGGCCAACGTCGTAGTAGTAAGAAAGAAGAACGGGAAATGGCGTGTTTGCATAGCCTTCACctacatcaacaaagcatgccttAAAGACTCCTTCCCATTGCCCCACATCAACGCCATGGTAGATGCCACTGCCGGGCACGAGATGCTCACCTTCATGGACGCCTTCACTGGGTATAACCAGATTCTGATGCACCCAGACGATCAGGAGAAGACCGTCTTCATCACGGAGCGAGAAACCTACTGTTACAAAGTCATGCCTTTCGGCCTAAGGAACGCCGGTGCCACCTATCAACGGCTCGTCAACAAGATGTTCAGGAAATAG